One genomic window of Candidatus Neomarinimicrobiota bacterium includes the following:
- a CDS encoding Na/Pi symporter, protein MNQETRQKIIKILTVIVTIYLFLLTINLLGHSFKLFGKEFAEAMLQTTSNPFTGLIIGIVATSLIQSSSTTTSIVVGLVAGGVVNLENAIPIIMGANIGTTVTNTLVSIGHIGRKAEFKRAFAAGIVHDFFNICAVIVLFPLELKFHFIQKVALFLDEKFEGVGGMKLFNPLKAILNPVINFIDSIFTNVPYNDIILMIISIIGMFAALGLLIKTIRSLVVDKIEVIINKYLFKNDLMGMTWGMGMTFIVQSSSVTTSLIVPLAGAGIVSLRKIFPYTMGANIGTTGTALLAALATGNPVAVTASFAHLVFNVFGILIFYPLKFIPITLAEKASEYVSLSKKNLIIFLSLYSMIYFIPIIFIVFF, encoded by the coding sequence TTGAACCAGGAAACACGCCAGAAGATAATTAAGATTTTAACTGTAATAGTTACGATTTATCTGTTCCTCCTGACGATAAATCTTCTAGGTCATAGTTTTAAGCTTTTCGGTAAAGAATTTGCTGAGGCAATGTTACAAACGACTTCCAACCCCTTTACGGGACTCATCATTGGAATTGTCGCTACATCACTAATTCAGAGCTCTTCGACCACAACATCCATTGTAGTAGGTTTGGTTGCAGGTGGAGTTGTAAATTTGGAAAATGCTATCCCCATAATCATGGGGGCCAACATTGGAACAACTGTCACAAATACACTTGTATCTATAGGACACATCGGAAGAAAAGCGGAATTTAAAAGAGCTTTTGCTGCTGGAATCGTTCACGATTTTTTTAATATTTGTGCAGTTATAGTTTTATTTCCCCTGGAATTGAAATTTCATTTCATTCAAAAAGTGGCACTGTTTTTAGATGAGAAATTCGAAGGTGTTGGAGGAATGAAATTATTTAATCCTTTAAAGGCTATACTAAACCCAGTTATCAATTTCATAGATTCCATATTTACAAACGTTCCATATAATGATATTATACTCATGATAATTTCGATTATAGGTATGTTTGCTGCTTTAGGTTTACTAATAAAAACAATTAGATCCTTAGTGGTTGATAAAATTGAGGTAATTATAAATAAATATCTATTTAAAAATGACCTTATGGGTATGACCTGGGGAATGGGCATGACCTTCATCGTACAGAGCAGCTCTGTTACCACATCACTTATCGTACCTCTAGCAGGTGCTGGTATAGTCAGTTTGCGAAAAATATTTCCCTACACAATGGGAGCCAACATAGGTACAACGGGTACTGCGTTACTAGCAGCCCTAGCTACGGGGAACCCAGTAGCAGTAACAGCGTCATTTGCACATCTGGTTTTTAATGTTTTTGGAATTTTGATTTTCTACCCATTAAAATTTATTCCCATCACTTTAGCTGAAAAAGCAAGTGAGTATGTATCTTTATCTAAAAAGAATTTGATTATATTTTTGTCTCTCTACTCAATGATATATTTTATACCAATAATATTTATAGTGTTTTTCTAA